The DNA sequence tagtactccattgtctATCAcagttgtttatccattctcctgtggATTGAAATTTGAAGTCCGTAGGTAGGTAGTCCAAATAATGAATGACATATTACCACATTGTGCTGCTTGGAACCAAGGTTCCTTTACCTTACTACTCAGCTATCCCTGGATTGTCTCCTCACTGACACAATTTAGCTAGTGTGTTAACTCAGGTCACAATTCTGCAATTCAGGAGCACAGCAAAGGACAAAAGGATATGGTAGCTGCATCTTTCATCTTTAAAGCATCTTTTCTTGAAGCCCCACCTAACACCTTATGCTTACATTCATTAACCTGTTCTATAGTGTCATTTCTATCTGCAAAGGAATCTGGGAAACTGTAGTTTTTGAGGAGAGCCCCCTAAAAATTCACATTCTATTAGTAAAGAAGAGAATAAGTATATTGCTAGGTAGGCAACTAGGTATCTGTACAAGTAATAAAGATTCTTCTGCAGGACTGCCAATATCTGAGTTAAGAATGCTGGTGAAGGATCAAGTTTGCTGGAATTCTTAGATGATCTACTACCACGTGGCTTCAAGTTCTGAACTATATTATAACACAAAATTGGAACATTCTAGACCAGCAGTGTTTGatgtatataaaacaaaatgaagacattttgacATCTCATTTAACAGCATTtagaaaatgtcatttatttgcaaatgaaagTAGAATCTGTTGTCCAAATTCTACAGTACCTCATTCCATTTCCTTCTGGAATCATAGTCTAAGACAGGAAAAATAGCTGGCTAAGTAACATATGAATCTTAATGATGCCTCAACAGATGTGACCTACTGTTTAACTGAAATAGGTCATTGTTTTCTACTCATTTCAAGAACAGACAGAAGATTCCAAGAATAGAGTTATTATATATTACATGGAGTTCAAAAATGTGCAAATAAGATGTTCCAGTCTCAGGCTGAGGTTTAGGGAAGTGGGAAGAGAAATAATGATTTTAGTTGACAGAGTCAGGGATATTTGGATCGATGGTGATGCAAGGCAGAAGGTAGAACTCATTGACATGATGGCTCCTGGACTAAGTGATATgagaaaaactttaattttatagataaaatcatctacaaattttgttttcttgttaactCATATATAATTTGCCACAGAGATACTATAATTTTCACTGACCTctctgaaaatatttgttgatgaaaAATGTGTTCATGATATGTATATTGAAGATTATATTTATTGGTTTACCTTAAAAGATACAGAGAATAAATGTTTGATACAGTCATCTACTATACTCCTATAcatcaggtttctctgttagcCACAGGTCTGATTCCGGTTGTTTCCATTCTTCTCCAAGTAGTATATTAAAAGTGAAAGGCTTGAAGTATTCAAGACGATGgctaaacacaaagaaaaagaaggtggGAATTGAAATGGATTATGCATTTGTGAAATAGTTGCCCTCAAGGACTATTTGTCACATCTTTGATAAGACAACATTCTATTTTAAGCATACCAATAGTAAGATGTATTGTTTGTGTGCACTTTCCTCAATCTAACAAACATTTGACTCTGAAAACTTTCATTCACACAAAGCACTCTCGTTTCAATTCCACAGATAGCTTCctcacaggaagaaataaaaatcaacccTCAAAACCCGACTCGTTCCATCTAACTTTAACAAAGCATATTATACTTTTGCAGATGTGTTTACATTCAAACTTTGATATAATTTATATCAGTCATATaaacaattgttttaaaaagtttcagctcCATAGATTACAGGGTAGACTCCTTTGCCACAGCAAGAGATGTTTATGTAAATGAGTGTTAATTCTAGTTTTCTTGCTAGGAAAACCATTTAACTATAAAGCCTTCTATTGTGACTTTTTGAGGAAAGAAAGGCTTAGCTAATATGCTTCCATGAAACTCAGCTCTGTAGGAAATCACTCTTCCCTGGCTAATGATATAATCATATTTTTACCTAGGCTAAACCTCCAATAATGCATAATGAGGAGCCTGAATACAGGCAGGCATCAGCTGGTGAGGAGCCCTAGAAACAAGCCATCTTGATATGAGATTGCACCTAGATCCCTGTCCCATTCTGCCCACCTGGCCAGGCTGAACAACTGCTAGGTCAAGAGGTTAAGGAAACAACAATGAAGGACAACAGAAAGGAAGGGACAAAGAGGCTAGTTAGAAGGGGTCAGGCATGGGAAGAAAAGATGAGGGCAAAGGGAAAAGGGTGTCAGGGAGAATAAAGGACCAGGCTGGAAGAGAGAAAGGTGAAGCAGAGTGAAGTAAGCGAGACAGGAAGGAGAAGGTTAACGGATAGAAAGGACACTGTGGTACTTCCAAGGACAAAAAGTCAGGAAAGTCAGTCTGCCATGGTGCAATGCCAGCTAGGATGTCTCTGTTAGACTCTTCCACACATGCAGACTCACCAGACTGTCTCGAccacacctacacagacacagaGCAGGAATCTCAGCTAGTCCCAGGACAACATCTGGCTTTCTTCTCTAAGTAAGTAGTGTCTGTAGCAATCCATGAAGCATTCATAAAGTGGGCCAGGAGCTACATTCCCCTTAGGGGACAGCTTCAGGTGTAAAGAGATAAGACTCAAAATGGGTAAGTGTAAGAGATACTGACTTACATGCCTGGCTTACATGCCTGCAGCCCCACAGGAGCCAATACCTCTTGCAATCACTCCATAGACATAATTTCCAAAGTTCCCATAGGAACATGACTGTTAACGGAAAATCCCAAAGCCATACTGTCCCCATCAGATATTTATAGTTTATTCATAATTCCTTTCAGTCCAGATGCCATTTACCAATTAGGGGTCATTTTTATCTTCAGCAGTGTtgatatttttatccttttgagGTTACCAGAAAAGAGCTAGAAGATTCACTGAAGGTCAAATTCTCAAGCAGCAAGGGAAAGGATTTATTAACCCTTCATAAATAGGAAACATGGATGCCTCTATCCATTTAGCTCTGAAAGGTTTCAGAAATGAATTTGCAACCATACCTTTATACCAGCTATTGCAATACTAAGCAAGACTTTTTCATATCGCTATGGAAATATAAATGCTCTACTAACAGCAGTGAGAGAAGATATGTCTATCCAAAGTCAGTTTGTCAAGTATTTGCTGAGGACCAGCAGGAACCAGAGAACTCTACTGGGTGCTTGTACACATACCTTTGACTGAAAAATATTACTACTGCTCTACCAAGAACTAGTTTCCAAAAGACTCTGATGGCTGGAACATATCTTCATTTACTTTCTACTTACAAATCAGGTTTTTGTCCTTGTTGCAGTTCATCTTGAGGTACAGGATAAAGAGCTTCATAGCTTCTTTTATCTTTTGATCCATGAATtgcaaataaattgaattttgtTACATTTGGTGGAAAATAACTCCAAGGAAGATAAGCTCTGCCTTCCCATTTTGTCTCTCCTCTAGATACTTTGAATGATAGAGCAAGTTCTTGCTATAAAAAACATGTGAAACACAAAAGCTAAATCCAGATAGCACATAAATATATGGTATACTTACGGATTTTgtctcatatttttatatacttactTTCCAAACACTTCTTCTTCCAGAGAGTAAAAGCACCAAATGCTGTCCGTGGCTGCAAAATTAAAGTTCATCATGATTGTTTGAAAGaaacaaatgttattttcttcactttcattcatatattcaatGTGTGTGCTCATAAACTTacaaataattaaagatataaTATGAATACTGGATAATTACAGGGAGCT is a window from the Manis javanica isolate MJ-LG chromosome 5, MJ_LKY, whole genome shotgun sequence genome containing:
- the C5H4orf33 gene encoding UPF0462 protein C4orf33 homolog, giving the protein MNFKIEHTWDGFPVKHEPVSVRLIPGDGGVMMEVRAPFFSDPPAPLGESGKPFNELWDYEVVEAFFLNDITEQYLEVELCPHGQHLVLLLSGRRSVWKQELALSFKVSRGETKWEGRAYLPWSYFPPNVTKFNLFAIHGSKDKRSYEALYPVPQDELQQGQKPDFHRLEYFKPFTFNILLGEEWKQPESDLWLTEKPDV